In the genome of Desulfuromonas sp. DDH964, one region contains:
- a CDS encoding type IV pilus twitching motility protein PilT, protein MSNISIHQLLKTMVDQGASDLHLTTGSPPQIRVDGHMTPLKLPPMQPADTKQLCYSILTDAQKRKFEEENELDLSFGVKGLARFRGNIFIQRGALAGVFRLIPYKVLTFEELGLPQVVKDIARKPRGLVLVTGPTGSGKSTTLASIIDMINTDRHEHIITIEDPVEFLHPHKNCLVNQREVGADTQSFKKALKYILRQDPDVVLVGELRDLETIEAALTIAETGHLCFATLHTNGCVQTINRVVDVFPTHQQQQVRTQLAFVLEGVLSQTLVPLSSGKGRSLALEIMVPNTAIRALIRDDKVHQIYSQMQMGQDKFGMQTMNQSLFMLYHTKKITMEIAISRSSDPEELKQMIANPNAVLKRGIQTARS, encoded by the coding sequence GTGTCCAACATCAGTATTCACCAGCTGCTCAAGACGATGGTCGACCAGGGGGCGTCCGACCTCCACCTTACCACCGGTTCCCCGCCGCAAATCCGGGTCGACGGGCATATGACCCCCCTCAAGCTGCCGCCGATGCAACCGGCCGATACCAAGCAGCTCTGCTACAGTATCCTTACCGACGCCCAGAAGCGCAAGTTCGAGGAAGAGAACGAGCTCGACCTCTCTTTTGGGGTCAAGGGGTTGGCGCGGTTTCGCGGCAATATCTTCATCCAGCGTGGCGCCCTCGCCGGCGTTTTCCGGCTGATTCCCTACAAGGTGCTGACCTTCGAGGAACTCGGTTTGCCCCAGGTGGTGAAGGATATAGCCCGCAAGCCACGCGGTCTGGTGCTGGTTACCGGCCCCACCGGGAGCGGCAAGTCGACGACGCTCGCCTCGATCATCGACATGATCAACACCGATCGCCATGAGCACATCATCACCATCGAAGATCCGGTGGAGTTCCTCCACCCGCACAAGAACTGCCTGGTCAACCAGCGCGAGGTCGGCGCCGACACCCAGTCTTTCAAAAAGGCCCTCAAGTACATCCTGCGCCAGGACCCCGACGTGGTGCTGGTCGGCGAGCTGCGCGATCTCGAGACGATTGAAGCGGCACTCACCATTGCCGAGACCGGCCACCTCTGTTTCGCGACCCTGCACACCAACGGCTGCGTGCAGACGATCAACCGCGTGGTCGATGTCTTCCCGACCCATCAGCAGCAGCAGGTCCGCACCCAGCTCGCCTTCGTCCTCGAGGGGGTCCTCTCCCAGACCCTGGTCCCCCTCAGCTCCGGCAAGGGACGCTCCCTCGCCCTGGAAATCATGGTGCCGAATACCGCGATCCGGGCCCTGATCCGTGATGACAAGGTCCACCAGATCTATTCGCAGATGCAGATGGGGCAGGACAAGTTCGGCATGCAGACCATGAACCAGTCGCTCTTCATGCTCTATCACACCAAGAAGATCACAATGGAGATTGCGATCTCCCGCTCTTCTGATCCTGAGGAACTGAAGCAGATGATCGCCAACCCCAATGCGGTGCTCAAGCGCGGAATACAGACCGCCAGGTCCTGA
- a CDS encoding type II secretion system F family protein, producing the protein MPKFTWEGKARTGAQQKGEMEAPNEAAVMAQLRRQGIMPSKIRERGRGMEINLKIPGFEPKITTKDLVVFTRQFATMIDAGLPLVQCLDILSRQQPNRTFKKILTQVKESVESGSTFADALKKHPKAFDELYVNLVAAGEVGGILDTILNRLAAYIEKALKLKKQVKSAMTYPTTIIGIAVVVIAVILIFVIPAFEKMFADFGGSLPAPTQIVINLSNFIQDYILVIIGSIVATIWLVKRIYRTPKGREKIDDWALKAPIFGILIRKVAVAKFTRTLGTMISSGVPILDGLEIVAKTAGNKTVEKAIYRVRQSISEGKTIAEPLEKSGVFPPMVCQMIAVGEQSGAIDTMLNKIADFYDDEVDDAVGNLTAMMEPLLMLFLGTTVGGLVIAMYLPIFKLAGTVGG; encoded by the coding sequence ATGCCTAAGTTTACATGGGAAGGAAAGGCGCGCACCGGAGCGCAGCAAAAGGGCGAAATGGAGGCTCCCAATGAAGCCGCCGTCATGGCCCAGCTGCGGCGCCAGGGGATCATGCCGAGCAAGATCCGCGAGCGGGGTCGCGGCATGGAAATTAATCTGAAAATTCCCGGTTTCGAACCGAAGATTACCACCAAGGACCTGGTCGTCTTCACCCGCCAGTTCGCGACCATGATCGACGCCGGTCTCCCCCTGGTGCAGTGCCTCGACATCCTCTCCCGCCAGCAACCGAATCGGACTTTCAAAAAGATTCTGACCCAGGTCAAGGAGAGCGTCGAGTCTGGCTCCACCTTTGCCGACGCCCTGAAAAAGCATCCGAAGGCCTTCGACGAGCTTTATGTCAACCTGGTGGCGGCCGGCGAGGTCGGCGGTATCCTCGATACCATCCTCAACCGCCTGGCCGCCTATATTGAAAAAGCCCTGAAGCTGAAGAAGCAGGTCAAGAGCGCCATGACCTATCCGACCACCATCATCGGCATCGCCGTCGTCGTCATTGCCGTCATCCTGATCTTTGTCATCCCTGCTTTCGAGAAGATGTTCGCCGACTTCGGTGGCAGCCTGCCGGCACCAACTCAGATCGTCATCAATCTGAGCAATTTCATTCAGGACTATATCCTGGTGATCATCGGGAGCATTGTCGCCACCATTTGGCTTGTCAAGCGCATCTACCGGACCCCCAAGGGAAGGGAGAAGATCGACGACTGGGCGCTAAAAGCGCCGATTTTCGGCATCCTGATTCGCAAGGTGGCGGTCGCCAAGTTCACCCGGACTTTGGGGACGATGATTTCCAGCGGCGTGCCGATTCTCGACGGGCTTGAAATCGTCGCCAAGACCGCCGGCAACAAGACGGTCGAAAAGGCGATCTACCGGGTGCGACAGAGCATCAGCGAAGGAAAGACAATTGCCGAGCCGTTGGAAAAATCGGGAGTCTTCCCGCCAATGGTCTGCCAGATGATTGCCGTCGGTGAACAGTCCGGGGCCATCGACACCATGCTCAACAAGATCGCCGACTTCTATGACGACGAGGTCGACGATGCCGTAGGTAATCTAACGGCGATGATGGAACCGCTTTTGATGCTCTTTCTCGGGACGACGGTCGGTGGCCTGGTTATCGCCATGTACCTGCCGATCTTCAAACTCGCCGGGACGGTGGGAGGCTAG
- a CDS encoding two-component system sensor histidine kinase NtrB, whose amino-acid sequence MAGYRGAGGHGERAEHQRLILFLVSRILVISLFLGGTIVYQFRSSLGQPPVVITYLYLLVGISYLHAVVSGFLLLRLPGRAVTQFMASWDLLLATALIYLSGGIDSLFSFLYLLIIVTVSLLLPRRDVVFVACASAILYGSLLDLQYFGLLHGLPGLDFAHRTDGRDVFYAVFINVTGFLLTALLAGALSERLQRSQQALEQKEIDYEELENLNRSIQATIHTGLMVVNRSGRIRLFNQAAERMTGYTLHEVYNLDIRQLIPEMAVIGESGLQEISRGQTSFSSRDGQRKIFGFASSRVENGREGEGGLLVVFQDLTQVLEMEERLKRADRLAAVGRLAAGMAHEIRNPLASISGSVQLMLEGTDLPEDDRRLMGIVVREADRLSALLTDFLVYARPRKPAPEHFDPALLLDEIIDMVMGDVRSSAISVERHYQARVLVELDRTMLWQIFWDLLINAVEAMPEGGRLRVTMTVEQAGLRLAIEDSGPGIPAREWGRIFEPFFTTKAQGTGLGLATVFSLVEVNGGTIHLEAGSLGGACFVLHFPLGPDQHPNGSEPLRLQGQVDHEE is encoded by the coding sequence ATGGCCGGCTATCGTGGCGCGGGAGGCCATGGCGAACGGGCCGAACACCAGCGGCTGATTCTGTTTCTGGTCTCGCGGATCCTGGTGATCTCCCTCTTCCTCGGGGGGACGATTGTCTATCAGTTCCGCAGTTCCCTCGGGCAACCCCCGGTTGTCATCACCTATCTCTACCTGCTGGTCGGCATCTCCTACCTGCATGCAGTGGTCAGCGGCTTCCTGTTGTTACGTCTTCCGGGGCGCGCCGTCACCCAGTTCATGGCCTCCTGGGACCTGTTGCTGGCTACCGCGCTGATCTATCTGAGCGGCGGGATCGATAGCCTCTTCTCGTTTCTTTACCTGCTGATCATCGTTACCGTCAGTCTGCTTCTCCCGCGGCGGGATGTGGTTTTCGTCGCCTGTGCTTCGGCCATCCTCTACGGCAGCCTGCTCGACTTGCAGTATTTCGGTCTGTTGCATGGGTTGCCCGGGCTCGATTTTGCCCACCGTACCGATGGCCGGGACGTCTTCTATGCGGTATTTATCAATGTTACCGGGTTTTTGCTCACCGCCCTTCTCGCCGGCGCGCTTTCCGAACGGCTGCAGCGCAGTCAGCAGGCCCTGGAGCAGAAAGAGATCGACTACGAGGAGCTGGAGAATCTGAATCGCTCTATTCAGGCCACCATCCACACTGGCCTGATGGTCGTTAACCGATCCGGTCGCATTCGCCTTTTCAACCAGGCGGCCGAACGGATGACCGGCTATACTCTGCACGAGGTCTACAACCTGGATATTCGCCAGCTGATTCCGGAAATGGCGGTCATTGGCGAGTCTGGGCTGCAGGAGATCAGCCGCGGCCAGACCTCCTTCAGCAGCCGCGATGGGCAACGGAAAATATTCGGGTTTGCCTCGTCGCGGGTTGAGAACGGCCGTGAAGGGGAGGGTGGGCTACTCGTCGTTTTCCAGGACCTCACCCAGGTTCTCGAAATGGAAGAGCGGCTGAAGCGGGCCGACCGCCTCGCTGCGGTGGGGCGGCTGGCGGCCGGCATGGCCCATGAGATCCGCAACCCCCTCGCCTCCATCAGCGGTTCCGTGCAACTTATGCTGGAGGGGACGGATCTCCCGGAGGACGACCGCCGGCTGATGGGGATCGTCGTCCGCGAGGCGGATCGTTTGAGCGCGCTGCTGACTGATTTTCTGGTCTATGCACGGCCGCGCAAGCCGGCGCCGGAACACTTCGATCCGGCCCTGCTGCTCGACGAAATTATTGACATGGTAATGGGCGATGTCCGCTCTAGCGCAATCAGCGTTGAGCGGCATTACCAGGCCAGGGTTTTGGTCGAACTCGACCGGACCATGCTGTGGCAAATCTTCTGGGATCTGTTGATCAACGCCGTCGAGGCGATGCCGGAGGGGGGCCGCCTGCGGGTGACGATGACCGTCGAACAAGCTGGCCTGCGCCTGGCGATCGAAGATTCCGGGCCAGGCATACCGGCCAGGGAATGGGGACGCATCTTCGAGCCCTTTTTTACCACCAAGGCTCAGGGGACTGGCCTTGGCCTAGCCACGGTTTTTTCCCTCGTCGAGGTCAATGGTGGCACGATCCACCTGGAAGCCGGAAGTCTGGGCGGGGCCTGTTTTGTCCTGCACTTTCCCCTGGGACCGGATCAGCATCCGAACGGCAGCGAGCCGCTGCGATTGCAAGGGCAGGTCGATCATGAAGAGTAA